In Bradyrhizobium sp. CCBAU 051011, the following are encoded in one genomic region:
- a CDS encoding transglutaminase family protein, which translates to MRLRIAHTTSYRYEPPASGVIQILRMTPGSHDGQYVAEWQIDVSTDSRLDTHQDAFGNVTHVLTHGPIADLTIQVEGLIETHDTGGVLRGTDERFPPSLFLRSTALTEVNPAMATFAREMRSESDGDVLGFLHALMVQINEHMIFDEDPTNSGTSAAEAFALKRGVCQDYAHIFIACARSGGVPARFVSGHFLRSDGTVHQQAGHAWAEAYVPDLGWVGFDAANGICTTDAHARVATGLDYLGAAPVRGTRYGGGTETLTVAVKVEQAGRPGQWQSQSQS; encoded by the coding sequence ATGCGCCTGCGAATTGCCCATACCACGAGCTATCGCTACGAGCCCCCGGCCTCGGGCGTGATCCAGATCCTGCGCATGACGCCCGGCAGCCATGACGGGCAGTACGTCGCCGAATGGCAGATCGACGTCTCGACCGATTCCCGGCTCGACACGCATCAGGATGCGTTCGGCAACGTCACCCATGTATTAACGCATGGTCCGATCGCCGACCTCACCATCCAGGTCGAGGGGCTGATCGAGACCCACGACACCGGCGGCGTGCTGCGCGGCACCGACGAGCGCTTTCCGCCGAGCCTATTCCTGCGCTCGACCGCGCTGACCGAAGTCAACCCGGCGATGGCGACGTTCGCCCGCGAGATGCGTTCGGAGTCCGACGGCGACGTGCTCGGCTTCCTGCATGCGCTGATGGTGCAGATCAACGAGCACATGATCTTCGACGAAGACCCGACCAATTCGGGCACCTCGGCGGCGGAAGCCTTCGCGCTCAAGCGCGGCGTCTGCCAAGACTATGCGCACATCTTCATCGCCTGCGCGCGCTCCGGCGGCGTGCCGGCGCGCTTCGTCTCCGGGCATTTCCTGCGCTCCGACGGCACCGTGCACCAGCAGGCCGGCCATGCCTGGGCGGAGGCATATGTACCTGATCTGGGCTGGGTCGGATTCGATGCCGCCAACGGCATCTGCACCACCGACGCCCATGCCCGCGTCGCGACCGGGCTCGATTACCTCGGCGCCGCGCCGGTGCGCGGCACCCGCTATGGCGGCGGCACAGAGACGTTGACGGTCGCGGTCAAGGTCGAACAGGCCGGGCGACCGGGACAGTGGCAGAGCCAGTCGCAGTCGTAA
- a CDS encoding alpha-E domain-containing protein gives MLSRTAENLYWLARYVERAEYIARTIDATLRVTALPAAYIGKTNEWESALLTAGVSTSFYETYQEANEQNVVEYLAFSPANPSSIKNCIEAARLNSRSVRTALTSEMWDTINSAWIELQEVWGKGTSSREELARFLRFVQETSLRFDGSAYRTMLRNDAYWFSRLGLHLERADNTARILDVKYHVLLPEEEHVGGPLDYYQWTSILRSVSALTAYHWVYRETLKPWLIADLLILNDTLPRSLASCYSNLVRNLDQIGVAYGRQGASQRHARGVRNRLEHSHMDDIFQHGVHEFIQEFIADNSRLGEIITRQYLI, from the coding sequence ATGCTGTCGCGCACTGCCGAAAACCTGTACTGGCTGGCCCGCTATGTCGAACGCGCCGAATATATCGCGCGCACCATCGACGCGACGCTGCGTGTCACCGCCCTGCCCGCCGCCTATATCGGCAAGACCAATGAGTGGGAATCGGCGCTCCTGACCGCCGGTGTCAGCACCAGCTTCTACGAGACCTATCAGGAGGCCAACGAGCAGAACGTCGTCGAGTATCTGGCGTTCTCGCCCGCCAATCCCTCCTCGATCAAGAACTGCATCGAGGCAGCGCGGCTCAATTCGCGCTCGGTCCGCACCGCACTGACATCGGAGATGTGGGACACCATCAATTCGGCCTGGATCGAATTGCAGGAAGTCTGGGGCAAAGGCACGTCCAGCCGCGAGGAACTGGCGCGGTTTCTCCGTTTCGTGCAGGAGACTTCACTGCGGTTCGACGGTTCGGCCTACCGGACCATGCTGCGCAACGACGCCTACTGGTTCTCGCGGCTCGGCCTACATCTGGAGCGCGCTGACAACACCGCCCGCATTCTCGACGTGAAGTATCACGTACTGCTGCCCGAGGAAGAACATGTCGGGGGACCGCTGGATTACTACCAGTGGACCTCGATCCTGCGCTCGGTGTCGGCGCTGACGGCCTATCACTGGGTCTATCGCGAGACGCTGAAACCCTGGCTGATCGCCGACCTCCTGATCCTCAACGACACGCTCCCGCGCTCGCTGGCGAGCTGCTACAGCAATCTGGTGCGCAATCTTGACCAGATCGGCGTCGCCTATGGCCGCCAGGGCGCCTCTCAGCGGCATGCCCGCGGGGTGCGAAACCGCCTTGAACACAGCCATATGGACGATATCTTCCAGCACGGCGTGCATGAATTCATCCAGGAATTCATCGCGGACAATTCAAGGCTGGGTGAGATCATCACCAGGCAGTATTTGATCTAA
- a CDS encoding circularly permuted type 2 ATP-grasp protein, which yields MAVAFDEMNGPGGDLRPAYRELSRWLKETPPDALEYRRQEAELLFRRIGITFAVYGDAEAQERLIPFDVIPRIMSAKEWTVLEKGLKQRVRALNMFLRDIYHGRDILRANLIPDDLIFQNPVFRPEMNGQSVPHDVYVHIAGIDIVRTDADNFIVLEDNARTPSGVSYMLENREIMMRLFPDLFARHRIAPVERYPDELLSALRSVAPLSASAEPTVALMTPGVYNSAYYEHSFLADKLGIELVEGRDLIVKNDEVFMRTTEGLKRVDVIYRRVDDDFLDPLTFRPDSALGVPGLMSAYAAGNVTLANAVGTGIADDKAIYSYMPEIVKFYLGEEPILKNVPTWRCREPKDLAYVLDNLSELVVKEVHGSGGYGMLIGPAATKATIEAFRDKLKREPEGFIAQPTLALSTCPTCTAAGLAPRHVDLRPFVLTGSKHVTIVPGGLTRVALKEGSLVVNSSQGGGTKDTWILDE from the coding sequence ATGGCAGTTGCCTTTGATGAAATGAACGGGCCCGGCGGCGACCTGCGCCCGGCCTATCGGGAGCTCTCCCGCTGGCTGAAGGAGACGCCTCCGGACGCCCTGGAATATCGCCGTCAGGAGGCGGAACTCTTATTCCGCCGGATCGGCATCACCTTCGCCGTCTATGGCGACGCCGAAGCCCAGGAACGGCTGATCCCCTTCGACGTCATCCCCCGGATCATGTCGGCCAAGGAATGGACGGTTCTGGAAAAGGGCCTGAAGCAGCGGGTCCGCGCGCTCAACATGTTCCTGCGCGACATCTATCACGGCCGCGACATCCTGCGCGCCAACCTCATTCCCGACGACCTGATCTTCCAGAACCCGGTCTTCCGGCCCGAGATGAACGGCCAGAGCGTGCCGCACGACGTCTACGTGCACATCGCCGGCATCGACATCGTCCGGACCGACGCCGACAATTTTATCGTGCTGGAGGACAATGCGCGCACGCCCTCCGGCGTCTCCTACATGCTGGAAAACCGCGAAATCATGATGCGGCTGTTTCCAGACCTGTTTGCCCGCCACCGCATCGCTCCGGTCGAACGCTATCCGGACGAACTGCTGTCAGCGCTGCGCTCGGTCGCGCCGTTGTCTGCCTCGGCGGAGCCGACGGTCGCGCTGATGACGCCCGGCGTCTATAACTCCGCCTATTACGAACACTCGTTCCTTGCCGACAAGCTCGGCATTGAGCTCGTCGAAGGGCGCGACCTCATCGTCAAGAACGACGAGGTGTTCATGCGCACCACCGAGGGACTGAAGCGCGTCGACGTGATCTACCGCCGCGTCGACGACGATTTCCTCGACCCCCTGACCTTCCGCCCGGACTCGGCGCTCGGCGTGCCCGGCCTGATGTCGGCCTATGCGGCCGGCAATGTCACGCTGGCGAACGCGGTCGGCACCGGGATCGCCGACGACAAGGCGATCTATTCCTACATGCCGGAGATTGTGAAATTCTATCTCGGCGAGGAGCCGATCCTGAAGAATGTGCCGACCTGGCGCTGCCGCGAGCCGAAGGACCTCGCCTACGTGCTCGACAATTTGAGCGAGCTGGTGGTCAAGGAAGTCCACGGCTCCGGCGGCTACGGCATGCTGATCGGCCCCGCCGCCACCAAGGCGACCATCGAGGCGTTCCGCGACAAGCTCAAGCGTGAGCCCGAGGGTTTTATCGCCCAGCCGACACTGGCGCTGTCGACCTGCCCGACCTGCACCGCGGCCGGTCTCGCGCCGCGCCATGTCGATCTCAGGCCATTCGTGCTGACCGGCAGCAAGCACGTCACCATCGTGCCCGGAGGGTTGACGCGGGTGGCGCTGAAGGAAGGCTCGCTGGTGGTCAATTCGAGCCAGGGCGGCGGCACCAAGGACACCTGGATATTGGACGAATAG
- a CDS encoding molybdopterin-binding protein gives MSEIVTAGILVIGDEILSGRTKDKNIGFIAEYLTNIGIDLKEVRVVADDEADIIAAIDALRNRYTYVFTTGGIGPTHDDITADSVAKAFGVGIDHHPEVVARFRERWSEQDLNEARLRMARVPDGAELIQSATILAPGFKLGNVIVMAGIPSIMQAMMDIVSPKLKSGVRMLSDSVRANAREGDIGGPLRDIANAHPDTIIGSYPFMDEDKKPNTNLVVRSRDPEKLNAAMTAVKEMLAGLNVPR, from the coding sequence ATGAGCGAGATCGTCACGGCGGGTATTCTGGTCATTGGCGACGAGATCCTGTCCGGCCGGACCAAGGACAAGAACATCGGCTTCATCGCCGAATACCTGACCAATATCGGCATCGACCTCAAGGAGGTCCGCGTCGTCGCCGATGACGAGGCCGACATCATCGCCGCCATTGATGCACTGCGGAATCGCTACACCTATGTCTTCACCACCGGCGGCATCGGACCGACCCATGACGACATTACAGCCGACAGCGTCGCCAAGGCGTTCGGCGTCGGCATCGATCATCATCCGGAGGTCGTGGCGCGCTTTCGCGAGCGTTGGAGCGAGCAGGATCTGAACGAGGCCCGGCTGCGCATGGCCCGCGTGCCCGACGGCGCCGAACTGATCCAGAGCGCCACCATCCTCGCGCCCGGCTTCAAGCTCGGCAACGTCATCGTGATGGCCGGCATTCCCTCGATCATGCAGGCGATGATGGATATCGTCTCGCCCAAGCTGAAATCGGGCGTGCGGATGCTGTCGGACTCGGTTCGGGCCAACGCGCGGGAAGGCGATATCGGCGGGCCGCTGCGGGACATCGCCAATGCCCATCCCGACACCATCATCGGCAGCTATCCGTTCATGGACGAGGACAAGAAGCCGAACACCAATCTTGTGGTCCGCTCCCGCGATCCCGAAAAGCTCAACGCCGCGATGACCGCGGTGAAGGAGATGCTGGCGGGATTGAACGTCCCGCGGTAG
- the gpt gene encoding xanthine phosphoribosyltransferase has protein sequence MTAPPEKAFPVSWDQFHRDCRALTWRLNEVGPFHAIIAITRGGLVPAAIVARELGIRIIDTVCIASYDHTRQGDLQALKGISADVAKLGGGTGKGLLIVDDLVDTGKTGRLVRSMMPDAHFAAVYAKPQGKPLVDTFITEVSQDTWIHFPWDTALSFQPPIRP, from the coding sequence GTGACGGCGCCGCCGGAGAAAGCCTTTCCGGTTTCCTGGGACCAGTTTCACCGGGATTGCCGGGCGCTGACCTGGCGGCTCAACGAGGTCGGGCCGTTTCATGCCATCATCGCGATTACCCGCGGTGGGCTGGTGCCGGCGGCCATCGTGGCGCGCGAACTCGGCATTCGCATCATCGATACCGTCTGCATTGCCAGCTATGACCACACCAGGCAGGGCGACCTGCAGGCGCTCAAGGGCATTTCGGCCGACGTGGCAAAGCTCGGCGGCGGGACCGGAAAGGGCCTGTTGATCGTCGACGACCTCGTCGACACCGGCAAGACCGGACGGCTGGTGCGTTCGATGATGCCGGACGCGCATTTCGCGGCCGTCTATGCCAAGCCACAGGGCAAGCCACTGGTTGATACGTTCATTACCGAGGTGTCGCAGGATACCTGGATCCACTTTCCCTGGGATACCGCGCTGTCGTTCCAGCCGCCGATCCGTCCGTGA
- a CDS encoding methionine synthase, which translates to MLFPTTIAGSLPKPEWLAEPNTLWAPWRSKGDELARAKRDATILAVKLQEDAGVDIVTEGEQARQHFVHGFLEKVEGIDFAHKVEMGIRKDRYKAMVPQVTAPLTLKGRVHADEARVARTHTTRKLKFTLPGPMTIADTVADRYYGDKVKMAFAFAELLNNEAKALQADGVDVIQFDEPAFNVFMDEVSDWGIKALERAAEGLTCTTAVHICYGYGIKANTDWKQTLGSEWRQYEDIFPAIAKSPIQQVAIECRNSKVPLDLLALLPGKVIQAGVIDVASDTIETAEDVVKVIEAVSKFVPLSNIVATTNCGMAPMRRDIAEAKLAALGAGAKLARQRLG; encoded by the coding sequence ATGCTGTTTCCAACCACGATCGCAGGCTCTTTACCGAAGCCGGAATGGCTGGCCGAGCCCAACACACTGTGGGCCCCCTGGCGCTCGAAAGGCGACGAACTCGCCCGCGCCAAGCGCGACGCCACCATACTGGCGGTGAAGCTGCAGGAGGATGCCGGCGTCGATATCGTCACCGAGGGCGAGCAAGCGCGCCAGCATTTTGTCCATGGCTTCCTGGAGAAGGTCGAGGGCATCGATTTCGCCCACAAGGTCGAGATGGGCATCCGCAAAGACCGCTACAAGGCGATGGTACCGCAGGTGACAGCGCCGCTGACGCTGAAGGGCCGCGTCCATGCGGATGAGGCCCGCGTCGCCCGCACCCATACCACCCGCAAGCTGAAATTCACCCTGCCCGGCCCGATGACTATCGCCGACACCGTCGCCGACCGGTATTACGGCGACAAGGTCAAGATGGCCTTCGCCTTTGCCGAACTGCTCAACAACGAGGCCAAGGCGCTGCAGGCCGACGGCGTCGACGTGATCCAATTCGACGAGCCCGCCTTCAACGTCTTCATGGACGAAGTCTCCGACTGGGGCATCAAGGCGCTCGAGCGCGCCGCCGAAGGCCTGACCTGCACCACCGCCGTCCATATCTGCTACGGCTACGGCATCAAGGCCAATACCGACTGGAAGCAGACGCTCGGCAGCGAGTGGCGGCAATACGAGGATATTTTCCCGGCGATCGCCAAAAGCCCGATCCAGCAGGTCGCGATCGAGTGCCGCAATTCGAAGGTGCCGCTGGATCTGCTGGCGCTGCTCCCCGGCAAGGTAATCCAGGCCGGCGTGATCGACGTCGCCAGCGACACGATCGAGACCGCCGAGGATGTCGTCAAGGTGATCGAGGCCGTCTCGAAATTCGTGCCGCTGAGCAACATCGTCGCGACAACCAATTGCGGCATGGCGCCGATGCGACGGGATATCGCGGAAGCGAAGCTTGCGGCGCTGGGCGCGGGCGCGAAACTGGCAAGGCAGCGGCTCGGGTGA
- a CDS encoding glutathione S-transferase N-terminal domain-containing protein gives MIDLHYAPTPNGWKISIMLEELGLPYRVIPVNIRAGDQFRPEFLAISPNNRIPAIVDHEPIDGQGPFSVFETGAILIYLADKTGRFLPTETRARSQVMQWLMWQMSGLGPMLGQHGHFALYAAEKIPYAIERYRDEAARLYRVLDVQLGKTGAYVAGDYSIADIACFPWTMTHKAQGFTLDDYPNVKRWYAEVRARPQVQAGLAIGKFVKEPFDEEARRNMFGARAKELAGKG, from the coding sequence ATGATCGACCTGCATTACGCGCCAACGCCGAATGGCTGGAAAATCTCGATCATGCTTGAGGAACTCGGGCTTCCCTATCGGGTCATTCCGGTCAACATCCGCGCCGGCGACCAGTTCAGGCCGGAGTTTCTGGCGATCAGCCCGAATAACCGGATCCCGGCTATCGTGGACCACGAGCCCATCGACGGGCAGGGGCCGTTTTCGGTGTTCGAGACCGGCGCGATCCTGATCTATCTCGCCGACAAGACCGGGCGTTTTCTGCCCACGGAGACGCGGGCGCGGTCCCAGGTGATGCAATGGCTGATGTGGCAGATGAGTGGGCTGGGGCCCATGCTCGGCCAGCACGGCCATTTCGCGCTCTATGCGGCGGAGAAGATTCCGTACGCGATCGAGCGTTACCGCGACGAGGCGGCGCGGCTCTACCGCGTGCTCGATGTCCAACTCGGCAAGACCGGCGCCTACGTCGCCGGCGACTACTCGATCGCCGACATCGCCTGCTTTCCCTGGACCATGACCCACAAGGCGCAGGGCTTCACGCTCGACGACTACCCGAACGTCAAGCGCTGGTACGCGGAAGTGCGCGCACGGCCGCAGGTGCAGGCAGGGCTAGCGATCGGCAAGTTCGTGAAGGAGCCGTTCGACGAGGAGGCGCGACGGAATATGTTCGGAGCCCGCGCGAAGGAATTGGCGGGGAAAGGGTAG
- a CDS encoding 2-hydroxychromene-2-carboxylate isomerase, with the protein MLEFFFDCSSPWTYLAFHNIQPLAKELGVEINWRPILVGGIFNTVNPSVYAQRETPVPLKARYMKKDLADWARSAGLAIKMPPTVFPVNSVKAMRGCIWLGNKDMVPFATAVFETYWGADKDISQDSVLTEICKKVGVDHAKFFEGIGQQAIKDQLKANTDEVMARGGFGSPTIFVDKTDMYFGNDRMPLIREALERVKARAA; encoded by the coding sequence ATGCTCGAGTTCTTCTTCGACTGTTCCAGCCCCTGGACCTATCTCGCCTTTCACAACATCCAGCCGCTCGCCAAAGAGCTCGGCGTCGAGATCAATTGGCGGCCGATCCTGGTCGGCGGCATCTTCAACACCGTCAATCCGAGCGTCTACGCGCAGCGCGAGACGCCGGTGCCGTTGAAGGCGCGCTACATGAAGAAGGATCTCGCCGACTGGGCGCGTTCGGCGGGCCTTGCGATCAAGATGCCGCCGACGGTGTTTCCGGTGAATAGCGTCAAGGCGATGCGCGGCTGCATCTGGCTGGGCAACAAGGACATGGTGCCGTTCGCCACTGCCGTGTTCGAGACATATTGGGGCGCCGACAAGGACATCTCGCAGGACTCGGTGCTGACCGAAATCTGCAAGAAGGTGGGCGTGGATCATGCAAAATTCTTCGAGGGCATCGGCCAGCAGGCGATCAAGGATCAGCTCAAGGCCAACACGGACGAGGTGATGGCGCGCGGCGGCTTTGGCTCGCCGACGATCTTTGTCGACAAGACCGACATGTATTTCGGCAATGACCGGATGCCGCTGATCCGCGAAGCGCTGGAGCGCGTGAAAGCGCGGGCCGCCTGA
- a CDS encoding NADPH:quinone oxidoreductase family protein, with protein sequence MPRAVVCRELGPPESLRLETFAAVPLEPGQARVAIRAAGLNFPDVLMAAGEYQLKPALPFTPGMEAAGDVVEVNAAEGVVVGDRVIVKMRHGAYSDEAVATPSQLVKLPSTFDYAEGATFLAGHGTAYHALIDRGRLQPGEVLLVHGAGGGVGLAAVEIGKMLGATVIATASSDEKLEIAKARGADHLIRYDREPFRDAVKRLTDGQGADVVFDPVGGEVFENSMRCINWGARLLIIGFTGGIGLAKTNLLMIKGASVLGVRAGEAVRRDPMLGEVRIKALTEWAEAGKVRPNVSHRLPLEDYAKAMRLLIDRKAIGRVALVM encoded by the coding sequence ATGCCGAGGGCTGTCGTCTGCCGCGAGCTCGGTCCGCCCGAGAGCCTGCGTCTGGAAACCTTTGCCGCGGTGCCGCTGGAGCCCGGGCAGGCGCGCGTCGCCATTCGCGCCGCCGGGTTGAATTTCCCTGACGTTCTGATGGCCGCAGGCGAATATCAGCTCAAGCCGGCGCTGCCGTTCACGCCGGGCATGGAAGCCGCCGGCGATGTCGTCGAGGTCAACGCGGCGGAAGGTGTGGTGGTGGGTGACCGCGTGATCGTCAAGATGCGGCATGGCGCCTATTCCGATGAAGCCGTCGCCACGCCGTCGCAGCTCGTCAAACTGCCGTCGACGTTCGACTATGCCGAGGGCGCGACCTTTCTGGCCGGCCATGGCACGGCCTATCACGCGTTGATCGATCGCGGCCGGCTTCAGCCGGGCGAGGTGCTGCTGGTGCACGGTGCCGGCGGCGGCGTTGGGCTCGCCGCTGTCGAGATCGGCAAGATGTTAGGAGCCACCGTGATCGCGACGGCGTCAAGCGACGAGAAGCTCGAGATTGCGAAGGCGAGGGGCGCCGATCATCTGATCCGCTACGACCGCGAACCGTTCCGCGACGCCGTCAAGCGTCTCACCGACGGGCAGGGCGCCGACGTGGTGTTCGATCCCGTCGGCGGCGAGGTGTTCGAGAACTCGATGCGCTGCATTAACTGGGGCGCGCGGCTCTTGATCATCGGCTTCACCGGCGGCATCGGTCTTGCGAAGACCAATCTGTTGATGATCAAGGGCGCCAGCGTGCTTGGCGTCCGTGCCGGCGAAGCAGTGCGGAGAGATCCCATGCTCGGCGAAGTCAGGATCAAGGCGCTGACGGAATGGGCGGAGGCTGGAAAGGTCCGTCCCAACGTCTCGCACCGCCTGCCGCTGGAGGATTATGCGAAGGCGATGCGGCTATTGATCGATCGCAAGGCGATCGGGCGGGTGGCGCTGGTGATGTAG
- a CDS encoding alpha/beta fold hydrolase produces the protein MSDRPASADATQDGVVLLHGISRTARSFRKMQAALESAGFATLNQDYASRRKGLEALAEDIHPSIQRFAHDIDGSVHFVGHSMGGLLARVYIARHRPKRLGRVVMLGTPNSGSEIADRLKESKPFRVFFGPAGQQLGTRRSAVDDAMLPPVDYPVGIIAGDRSIDPVASVFLPKPHDGRVSVANTRLDRMADHMVVHTAHPWLMRHSVAITQTIAFLRAGKFKS, from the coding sequence GTGAGCGACCGGCCGGCTTCGGCCGACGCGACGCAAGACGGCGTCGTCCTGCTGCATGGCATCAGCAGGACGGCGCGATCGTTTCGAAAAATGCAGGCGGCGCTGGAAAGCGCTGGTTTCGCCACCCTCAACCAGGACTACGCGAGCCGCCGGAAGGGGCTGGAAGCGCTTGCGGAGGACATTCATCCCTCCATCCAGCGTTTTGCTCACGACATCGACGGCTCCGTCCATTTCGTCGGCCATTCCATGGGCGGGCTGCTGGCGCGGGTCTACATTGCCAGACACCGGCCGAAACGGCTCGGCCGCGTGGTGATGCTCGGCACGCCGAACAGCGGCAGCGAGATCGCCGACCGGCTGAAGGAGTCAAAGCCCTTCCGCGTCTTCTTCGGCCCGGCCGGACAGCAACTCGGCACACGGCGGAGTGCGGTGGACGATGCGATGCTTCCACCCGTCGATTATCCCGTCGGCATCATCGCCGGAGACCGCTCGATCGATCCGGTAGCATCCGTATTTCTGCCGAAGCCGCATGACGGGCGGGTGTCGGTGGCGAATACCAGGCTCGACCGCATGGCGGACCATATGGTCGTTCACACCGCGCATCCATGGCTGATGCGACATAGCGTTGCAATTACGCAGACGATTGCATTTTTGCGCGCCGGGAAATTCAAATCGTAG
- a CDS encoding crotonase/enoyl-CoA hydratase family protein produces MAYETIKYEVEEQILTITLNRPDKLNAFNGTMQQELIDAFDAADKDDNVRAIIVTGAGRGFCAGADLSSGANTFDRDARRGPVKRLASGAVDYSDPMVRDGGGQVTLRIFKCLKPVIAAVNGPAVGIGVTMQLAMDIRIASEAARFGFVFSQRGIVPEAASSWFLPRIVGISQALEWCYSGRVFPAQEALAGRLVSKVVPPDDLLPTARALAKEFAAKTAPVSVALIRQMMWRMMGADDPMEAHKVDSRGIYARGRSEDVKEGVVSFLEKRPAEFKNKVSSDMPDYFPWWQEREYK; encoded by the coding sequence ATGGCGTACGAGACCATCAAGTACGAGGTCGAGGAGCAGATTCTCACGATCACGCTGAACCGGCCCGACAAGCTCAACGCCTTCAACGGCACGATGCAGCAGGAACTGATCGACGCCTTCGATGCCGCCGACAAGGATGACAATGTCCGCGCCATCATCGTAACAGGCGCAGGCCGCGGCTTCTGCGCCGGCGCCGATCTTTCCTCCGGCGCCAACACGTTCGACCGCGATGCGCGGCGTGGCCCGGTGAAGCGGCTCGCCAGCGGCGCGGTCGATTACAGCGATCCCATGGTACGCGACGGCGGCGGCCAGGTGACGCTGCGGATCTTCAAATGCCTGAAGCCTGTTATCGCGGCGGTCAATGGCCCGGCGGTCGGCATCGGCGTCACCATGCAGCTCGCGATGGACATCCGCATTGCCTCGGAAGCCGCGCGCTTCGGCTTCGTGTTCTCCCAGCGCGGCATCGTCCCCGAGGCCGCATCGAGCTGGTTCTTGCCCCGCATCGTCGGCATCTCGCAGGCGCTGGAATGGTGCTACTCGGGACGCGTCTTTCCGGCACAGGAGGCACTGGCCGGCCGTCTCGTCAGCAAGGTGGTGCCGCCGGACGATCTGTTGCCGACCGCCCGCGCGCTCGCCAAGGAATTCGCCGCCAAGACCGCGCCGGTGTCGGTGGCGCTGATCCGGCAGATGATGTGGCGCATGATGGGCGCCGACGATCCGATGGAAGCCCACAAGGTCGACAGCCGCGGCATCTACGCCCGCGGCCGCTCCGAGGACGTGAAAGAAGGCGTGGTGTCGTTCCTGGAAAAGCGGCCGGCCGAGTTCAAGAACAAGGTATCGAGCGACATGCCCGACTATTTCCCGTGGTGGCAGGAGCGGGAGTATAAGTGA